A region from the Zonotrichia albicollis isolate bZonAlb1 chromosome 17, bZonAlb1.hap1, whole genome shotgun sequence genome encodes:
- the FAM110A gene encoding protein FAM110A, translating into MPVEALQAGDTMKGVTVTAPFTSAMPVRILRKGPAYFRRHAEPGAGKPSAVERLEADKAKYVKSQKVVSTRQEPVRPLLLKQPLFTPGVRRAVLTPSRRAPPGPRRADAASPKTSLDLEILNNLINLCDSPFPKAESPLGRECRWRAEAPAVEGAVKPPESPATPKPPGNVAVRRVDVRPCGAPRSPVTPLPASPIPGGLPVTPSRSSPARPESARRQPLLHRSKSDLSDRLSRATADLERFFNYCGLDPEEMQDMGAERFARASSDIVSLKFHSVSTASSEGGRSPPSAATPEGRPAERVPYGISIIERNARVIKWLYGLRQAREPQQVSDV; encoded by the coding sequence ATGCCCGTCGAGGCGCTGCAAGCCGGTGACACCATGAAGGGGGTGACGGTGACGGCGCCTTTCACCTCGGCCATGCCCGTCCGTATCCTCCGCAAAGGGCCCGCGTATTTCCGCCGGCACGCCGAGCCGGGGGCCGGGAAGCCCAGCGCGGTGGAGAGGCTGGAGGCCGACAAGGCCAAGTACGTGAAGAGCCAGAAGGTCGTCAGCACCAGGCAGGAGCCGGTGAGGCCACTGCTGCTCAAGCAGCCTCTTTTCACCCCCGGGGTGCGCCGGGCTGTGCTCACCCCCAGCCGCAGGGCACCCCCGGGGCCGCGCCGCGCCGATGCTGCCAGCCCGAAGACCTCCCTTGACCTGGAGATCCTCAACAACCTCATCAACCTCTGTGACAGCCCCTTCCCTAAGGCGGAGAGCCCGCTGGGCAGGGAGTGCAGGTGGCGGGCGGAAGCTCCAGCGGTGGAGGGGGCTGTGAAGCCACCGGAGAGCCCGGCCACCCCCAAGCCCCCCGGCAACGTGGCCGTGCGCAGGGTGGATGTCCGTCCCTGTGGAGCTCCGCGGAGCCCGGTGACACCGCTGCCCGCATCCCCCATCCCCGGTGGGCTGCCTGTGACCCCGTCCCGGAgctcgcccgcccgcccggAGAGCGCCCGCCGGCAGCCGCTGCTGCACCGCTCCAAGTCGGACCTGAGCGATCGCCTCTCGCGGGCCACCGCCGACCTGGAGCGCTTCTTCAACTACTGCGGCCTCGACCCCGAGGAGATGCAGGACATGGGGGCCGAGCGCTTCGCCCGCGCCAGCTCGGACATCGTGTCCCTCAAGTTCCACAGCGTGAGCACGGCCAGCTCGGAGGGCGGCCGCTCGCCGCCCAGCGCCGCCACGCCGGAGGGGCGGCCGGCCGAGAGGGTGCCCTACGGCATCTCCATCATCGAGCGCAACGCCCGCGTCATCAAGTGGCTCTACGGGCTGCGCCAGGccagggagccccagcaggTCTCCGATGTGTAG